A DNA window from Loxodonta africana isolate mLoxAfr1 chromosome 7, mLoxAfr1.hap2, whole genome shotgun sequence contains the following coding sequences:
- the LOC135231641 gene encoding LOW QUALITY PROTEIN: phospholipase A-2-activating protein-like (The sequence of the model RefSeq protein was modified relative to this genomic sequence to represent the inferred CDS: inserted 2 bases in 1 codon; deleted 1 base in 1 codon; substituted 2 bases at 2 genomic stop codons) produces MASGAAKYRLSCSLPGHELDLPGLVSCLYPPGAFVSVSRDRRGFTEMHCMSGHPNFVSCVCIIPSSDIYPRGLIATGGNDHNICVFSLDSPAPLYILKGHKNTVCSLSSGKFGTLLSGSWDTTAKVWLNDKCMMTLQAHTAAVWAVKILPVQGLMLTGSADKTIKLWKAGRRERNFMGHEDCVXGLAVLSETEFLSCANDASNXKKKKKRERRWQITGKCLEVYYDHTNYIYSISVFPNCKDFVTTVEDRSLRTWKHGECAQTIQLPAQSIWCCCVLDNGDIVVGASDGIIKVFTESEDWTASAEEIKAFEKELSQATIDSKTGDLGDINAEQLPGRQHPNEPGTRDGQTRLIRDGEKVEAYQXSVSEGRWMKIGDVVGLSGANQQTSGKVLYEGKEFDYVFSIDVNEGGPSYKLPYNTSDDPWLTAYNFLQKNDLNPMFLDQVAKFIIDNTKGQVLGLRNTSFSDPFTGDGRYVPGSSSGPSNALPAADPFTGAGRYVPGFTSMGTPVAGVDRFTGNSAYRSATSKIVNIYFPKKEAVTFDQANPTQILGKLKELNGTTPEEKKLTEDDLILLEKILSLICNNSSEKPTAQQLQILWKATNWPEDIVFPALDILRLSIKHPRVNENFCNEKGGALFISHLLNLLNSKGKPANQLLALRTFCNCLIGQAGQKLMMLQRESLMSQAIELKSGSNKNIHTALATLTLNYSVCFHKDHNIEGKAQCLSVISTVLEVVQDLEATFRLLVPLGTLISDDSNAVQLAKSLGVDAQIRKYTSVSEPAKVSECCRLILNLL; encoded by the exons ATGGCAAGCGGCGCCGCCAAGTACCGGCTGAGCTGCTCGCTCCCGGGCCACGAGCTGGACCTACCGGGCCTAGTGAGCTGTCTCTATCCGCCGGGGGCTTTTGTGTCTGTGTCCCGAGACCGCAGGGGCTTTACAGAAATGCACTGTATGAGTGGCCACCCCAATTTTGTATCTTGTGTGTGCATCATACCATCAAGTGACATCTACCCTCGTGGACTAATCGCCACTGGAGGAAATGACCACAATATCTGCGTTTTCTCACTGGACAGTCCAGCGCCACTTTATATACTAAAAGGTCACAAAAACACTGTTTGTAGTCTTTCTTCTGGAAAATTTGGGACATTACTTAGTGGGTCATGGGACACCACTGCTAAAGTCTGGCTGAATGACAAATGCATGATGACCTTACAGGCTCATACAGCTGCAGTATGGGCAGTAAAGATATTACCTGTACAGGGATTGATGTTGACTGGATCAGCAGACAAGACTATTAAACTGTGGAAGGCTGGAAGACGTGAGAGGAATTTTATGGGGCATGAAGACTGTGT AGGTTTGGCAGTTTTAAGTGAAACAGAATTTCTTTCCTGTGCAAATGAtgccagtaattaaaaaaaaaaaaaaaaaagagagagaaggtggCAAATCACTGGCAAGTGTCTTGAAGTATATTATGACCATACCAACTATATTTATAGCATATCTGTCTTTCCCAATTGTAAAGATTTTGTGACAACAGTAGAAGACAGATCTCTAAGAACCTGGAAACATGGGGAATGTGCTCAAACAATCCAGCTTCCGGCTCAGTCTATATGGTGCTGCTGTGTGCTAGACAATGGTGATATTGTGGTTGGTGCGAGTGATGGTATCATTAAAGTTTTTACAGAATCAGAGGATTGGACAGCAAGTGCTGAGGAAATCAAGGCTTTTGAAAAAGAACTCTCTCAGGCAACCATTGATTCCAAAACTGGTGACCTAGGGGACATTAATGCTGAGCAACTCCCTGGGAGGCAACATCCGAATGAACCTGGTACTAGAGATGGACAGACTCGTCTAATCAGAGATGGAGAGAAAGTCGAAGCCTATCAGTAGAGTGTTAGTGAAGGAAGATGGATGAAAATTGGTGATGTTGTTGGCTTATCTGGTGCTAATCAGCAAACATCTGGAAAAGTTTTatatgaagggaaagaatttgattaTGTTTTCTCAATTGATGTCAATGAAGGTGGACCATCATATAAGTTGCCATATAATACCAGTGATGATCCCTGGTTAACTGCATACAACTTCTTGCAGAAGAATGATTTGAATCCCATGTTTTTGGAT CAAGTGGCTAAGTTTATTATTGATAACACAAAAGGTCAAGTGTTGGGCCTTAGAAACACCAGTTTTTCAGATCCGTTCACAGGTGATGGTCGGTATGTTCCGGGCTCTTCATCGGGGCCTTCTAATGCTCTGCCTGCAGCAGATCCTTTCACAGGTGCTGGTCGTTATGTGCCAGGTTTCACAAGTATGGGAACTCCTGTGGCTGGAGTTGATCGGTTTACCGGGAATAGTGCCTACCGATCAGCTACATCTAAAATAGTGAATATTTACTTCCCCAAAAAAGAGGCTGTCACTTTTGACCAAGCTAACCCTACACAAATATTAGGTAAACTGAAGGAACTTAATGGAACCACACCTGAAGAGAAGAAGTTAACTGAGGATGACTTGATACTTCTTGAAAAGATACTGTCTCTAATATGTAATAATTCTTCAGAGAAACCCACAGCCCAGCAACTTCAGATTTTGTGGAAAGCTACTAACTGGCCTGAAGATATTGTCTTTCCTGCCCTTGATATTCTTCGGTTGTCCATTAAACATCCCAGGGTGAATGAGAACTTCTGCAATGAAAAGGGAGGGGCTCTGTTCATCAGTCATCTTCTCAATCTTCTGAACTCTAAAGGAAAGCCAGCAAACCAGCTGCTTGCCCTCAGGACTTTTTGCAATTGTCTCATTGGCCAGGCAGGACAAAAGCTGATGATGTTGCAGAGGGAATCACTAATGTCCCAGGCAATAGAACTGAAATCAGGGAGCAATAAGAACATTCACACTGCTCTGGCCACACTGACCCTGAACTACTCTGTTTGTTTTCATAAAGACCATAACATTGAAGGGAAAGCTCAATGCTTGTCAGTAATTAGCACGGTCTTGGAAGTTGTACAAGACCTAGAAGCCACATTTAGACTTCTTGTGCCTCTTGGGACACTTATCAGTGATGATTCAAATGCTGTACAATTAGCCAAGTCTTTAGGCGTTGATGCTCAAATAAGAAAATACACCTCAGTATCAGAACCAGCTAAAGTAAGTGAATGCTGTAGACTTATACTAAATTTGCTGTAG
- the LOC100677418 gene encoding olfactory receptor 8J3-like, whose product MAPENLTGVMEFILMGVSDRPELQVPLFFVFLVIYGMTVVGNLGIITLTSVDSRLQTPMYFFLRHLAIINFGNSTVIAPKMLINFLVKKKNTFYYECATQMGGFLFFIVAEVFMLAVMAYDRYVAICNPLLYMVVVSRQVCLLLVSIAYSYGFSTAIVIASSVFSMSYCSSNIINHFYCDTVPLLALSCSDTYFPDTVAFISAAMNLIFSVTIVTVSYFNIILSILRIHSSEGRKKAFSTCASHVMAVTMFYGTLLFMYLQPKTHHSLDSDKMASVFYTLVIPMLNPMIYSLRNKDVIAAFKRFLSNPCYSFKPM is encoded by the coding sequence ATGGCTCCTGAAAATCTCACTGGGGTGATGGAGTTCATTCTCATGGGAGTCTCAGACCGTCCAGAGCTCCAGGTCccccttttctttgtcttcctggTGATCTATGGGATGACCGTGGTAGGGAACCTGGGCATTATCACCCTCACCAGTGTGGACTCTCGACTTCAAACccccatgtattttttcctccGACATTTGGCTATCATTAATTTCGGCAATTCTACCGTCATTGCCCCTAAAATGCTAATCAATTTCttagtaaagaagaaaaataccttTTATTATGAATGTGCCACCCAAATGGGTGGGTTCTTGTTTTTCATTGTAGCTGAGGTTTTCATGCTAgctgtgatggcctatgaccgctatgtggccatttgtaacccACTGCTCTATATGGTGGTAGTATCTCGACAGGTCTGCCTTTTGCTGGTATCCATTGCATACAGCTATGGCTTTTCCACAGCTATTGTGATTGcttcttctgtattctctatgtCTTATTGTTCTTCCAATATCATCAACCATTTCTACTGTGACACTGTTCCACTGTTAGCATTGTCCTGCTCTGATACTTACTTTCCAGATACAGTAGCCTTTATTTCTGCAGCTATGAATTTGATTTTCTCTGTAACTATAGTTACAGTATCCTATTTCAACATTATCTTGTCAATTCTCAGGATACATTcatcagaaggaaggaaaaaagccttctccacctgtgcctcACATGTGATGGCGGTCACAATGTTCTATGGAACACTGCTATTCATGTATTTGCAGCCTAAAACTCACCATTCATTAGATTCTGATAAAATGGCTTCGGTGTTCTATACACTGGTGATCCCTATGCTGAATCCTATGATCTACAGcttgaggaataaggatgtgatAGCTGCCTTCAAGAGATTCCTGTCAAACCCATGCTATTCCTTTAAACCAATGTAA